A part of Patescibacteria group bacterium genomic DNA contains:
- a CDS encoding ribulose-phosphate 3-epimerase — MKIPKLKISPSILAADFGRLNEEIKSIEPYADFLHVDVMDGHFVPNITFGYTILNCIKSKLPLDCHLMIENPAKHIHHFIESGAARIATHVELGEEMTKLSLETTKQFGKPAGVAISPNTPVEELFPYFGLADYFVIMTVVPGFGGQEFMREELSKVSYLREKFPEVEIVIDGGMNTATAPLAIKAGADNLVAGSFVFRSDDRIKAIEFLKSLEK, encoded by the coding sequence ATGAAAATTCCCAAACTAAAAATCTCACCGTCAATTTTAGCGGCTGATTTCGGCCGCTTAAACGAAGAAATTAAGTCAATCGAACCTTACGCCGATTTTCTCCACGTGGACGTCATGGACGGCCATTTTGTTCCCAATATCACTTTCGGCTACACGATTTTAAACTGCATTAAATCTAAACTCCCCCTGGATTGCCACTTAATGATAGAAAATCCGGCCAAGCACATTCACCATTTTATCGAATCCGGCGCCGCCCGAATTGCGACGCACGTTGAATTAGGAGAAGAAATGACTAAATTGAGCCTGGAAACCACTAAACAGTTCGGAAAACCGGCCGGAGTGGCGATAAGCCCCAACACTCCGGTTGAAGAGCTGTTCCCCTATTTCGGATTGGCCGATTATTTTGTTATAATGACGGTTGTCCCCGGTTTTGGCGGCCAGGAGTTTATGAGAGAAGAACTCTCTAAAGTTTCCTACTTGCGCGAAAAATTTCCGGAAGTCGAAATCGTAATTGACGGCGGGATGAATACCGCTACCGCTCCTCTAGCCATTAAAGCCGGAGCCGACAACCTTGTCGCCGGATCTTTTGTCTTCCGGTCGGATGACCGTATTAAAGCCATTGAATTTTTAAAATCGCTTGAGAAATAA